The Triticum aestivum cultivar Chinese Spring chromosome 5A, IWGSC CS RefSeq v2.1, whole genome shotgun sequence genomic sequence gctcggtcctgctgccgggcgcgagacgagcactGGACCGCGGCTGGGAGAAGGCCAGCCCTTCAACGAGGGTAGTGCCCGGACGACGACGAGAGGGGTCGGAACCGAAACAGGCCGTTCACCGACGGCCCAACGCCAGAGATGTCCAACCGCCACTGTGAGCCACCCCAAACCACCGCTATGAGCCACCACCACGCCATGGCAGCCCAAATCCACGTCGAGACCCCAAGGGGAGCCCCGAACTGCCCTGCAACAGCAGAGGCGCGCCACCGAGGCCGCAGCCCGCCCCCGTGCCGCCACACTCCACCCCCCAAGCTGCTCCCGCCGCCAGCCAACAGCAGGAGGCCCCTCATCCTCGCCGGAGCACCAGCCAGCCAAGGCAATGTGCCCTCCGGCCCAAGCTGCCGCAGCCCGAGCCGGCCGACAAGGGGATCTGGGCCGGCGGCGACACCACCCGCAGCAGAGCCGTCCCCGCCAACTCCACCTCGCTGGCCGCCCAACCACCGCGCAGTCACCGCCGCTCCACCGGCAAGCCACCCCGCCCCGCGCGAGCGACGCGTCCTTGCCaagccgccgcgcccgcgccgcgaGCAACAGGGGAGGGAGGCCAGAGGATCCCACCGCCGCCGACACCAACCGAGCTTCGCCCGGCGGCAATGAGGAGGAGAGGTGAGGAAGAGGAGCGgtccggcggcggctagggttcgcccTGCCGCCCGCGGGAGCGGCTCGGGCGAGAGCGTTTTCGTTTCTTTGACCGTCGTTTTCCCAGTTTCTCGACtctaccaaaaatatcatctttcACTTTAGACCACACACTAGTGCTGATTCGCCTATCAGGGAAAAGCCTATGATAATCCTAGCTGTCTCCTTCTAATCTACTTCTATAGCTCGTTGCTAGTTCCTACAGTTGCTGAATTCTCCAATATCCAATTTGTCTTTTGGATTTTGACCACTCAAAGAGCACTGGCTCTTGAACATGGGAGGCTTTCTAATGAGACGTTCACATAACGTTTTCTAATATAGTAGTACCAGTTGTTTTGCTTGTAAAAGTAGGGCGTACTATTGTATTTAGACTCGTTGAACCTTGAATTTGGCCCTCACTTGGCAACTGGTTCTTTAGTGTCTCACATAGAAGATACCGATGAAAGTTCATGCAAGAATAGTTGCATGGCACATCATCCAACCCCATAGTGACAAAATTAAGATAATGATGTCTATGTTAGAAAATCCGAGGTGCGGTCGATTATACAAGGACAAACACAAGCACGAGTAACGACATCTAGATTTGTTAACGAGATTCACCGAACATCGGCTACGTCCCCGGgcatgactatgggcgctcctccccatgtaCTAAATCATATAGTACAACGACAGCAAGCCCACCAAGGTCATCCAACAGCGTCTCCGACCACCCGCCATGTCCGACCAGACCGCCCCTTTCGTGATCTCTGTCTAGCCTACCAGCTTTTGTCTGGTCTATTTTGGCTACCCTGCGGTAGCTTTATATAATAGGCCAAGGTTACACGGTTCGACTCAAGCACATAACCCTCCGCTAATTACAAGTCCAACTATAGCCTAACTCGTACGCATATATTCGACACATGTCCAACAGTCAAGAGGGAAGGATCGTAACTTACCACAAACAAAAGCCACCTGCGCCATCATGGCCAATAATGAGAGAGCTGCTTTTTGGCATTTTTCTAAGCTCCAGTATTGAGGGACCCACATTACCGGAACTAGAAATGACATACTCCTCAGAGATCACACTGTAAAACAGACACAATACTGTGATTAGTTGACATCCATCCAGAGTTAGTACAGCAATCTTCAAGTGTATATCTTAAGTCAGAAAGAGACATCCTGTGAATACAATGCATCTCTAATAGGAATGTCTAGCAAAAGGCAACATCAACATGAACTTAGTAACAACTAATGCATTGCAAATATACTGAAAGTATCGTAAGTATAAAAATACTTTGCAAGTATGAAAAAAGTGCAGCTGACAAAACATGTATTCATTTACTTGGGCATCTACAAGGCAGAAACAAAAACAGCAATGTCTTTGTTGTTCGTTCAGAACTACATAGGTCTCGTTAGCCATCAGGCAGCAAAAAATAAACTATCTGATTGATTTGTGCATTGAACCTATGTACTCGGGGTTGTGTTCGTCGTTCTGTTATTCTTCTGGTAACAGAACCTGACGTGGTACATATAATTGTCACAAAGTACGCTTATACAAAACCTCCGCATAGATGGTTTTTCTCTTTAAGTCGAAATTTGAGATAATATTAGAGTGCTTATTGGAACATTAGAGTTGTATTTCACAACTTTGGAGCACAAACACTTTCAAAAGGAAATATGCAACAGAACAACTTCAATTTATCATCAAATAGAATGAATTGTCTTTCAGTGAAGGAAGAGTAGTAGAACATAAAAAGAGCCAGTCAGATCTTTAGGCAACTTCTTTCTTGATGTTATACAGAACTCAATAAAATATTTCAGCATACATTGGTTTTTTATAAACATTTTAAAAGTTTTAACAAGTTCATAGGAATTTGGTGTGTTTATGTCTAGAAAGATCTAGCGCAAGTTCCTTATCATTTCAGAACGTTCACTCTCTTAGTACTTTGGTAGAGTACAAATAGATAATTACATAGCCGCTTATATGACAATGAAGTAGCCACAACTCTAATAGTATGGTGAGATATTATATACATATATTAGGAGCCCTATAACTGAAAACAGAATTGTAGTTGTTAATGAATGCAATGTTTTTCTTATACATGACTAATTTGCAACCAAATAAGTTGAGTAGTTTTCTTTGTTTTATGATGAATATAAGAAATTCATCTCAGAATGAACGTGATGCCTCCAACTTTCATATAACAAAAATGGGTTGATACGCATTAACCAGATAACTAAGCTTACAACAATATAACAAGGCAAACCTTTGTATAATAAAGAATAATGTGGCAGTCATTTGAACATTTAACAACACAAATAACACTGGAAATGTGTCACACCATGCAGGCCGTAAAATTTGGGAGAAAGGAAACATTTTAATGCTTATAAGCAATTGTACCTCCATCCAGTGACCATAATCCATACATGCAAGTTTCTGCTGTCTTCCGCTGCTACAACATAATTTGGCTCAGATATCAAAAAGCAAGACACTGTCCCAGAAGGCATCAATTTGGTCAACAGCGAGATGTAGCCCAAGTTAACAGATACAATTTTCAGAGAATTGTCACCGCACTGATCCACTTTACACAAGGAGCATGAACAATCAATGCTTTGCATCCTGTCAATAAGTTATGTGATTAGCATCAATATAAGGGCGTGTCAAACATTTCCTGCATGGCACAAAAGGATAAGATTACAACCTGCAACATGGTATCCGTATACTGCTAAGGAGGACAAGAAACTGCCCATCAGGTGTAAACTGTATCCCGGATCTTCCAAGTGTAGACTGAAGCAAAAGAAAAAGTATCATACAAATGAATATTATTTCTTAACTGACAAAAAGTTCTATACATAGAAAGCTCTTACATTCCCGGTAGAAGCCTGCTCCAATGAGGGTAGTAGAAGGGTAGTGTAACCGACAAAATTAGGTGGTTTCTCATGGTGATCATTAAGAGTGATGTCATATACGTAGAGAAATCTCTTACAGCTCTCTGAAGATCCACAAAGTACATAAATATGTAAGCTGCTACTGTCTTTGGTGTTCAGCATGATAGACAAGACGGGCATCGGGTGCAGGTAGCAGCCCATAAGTTCTAGATGATGATCTGATCCTCTTGCTGATGTTCCTGGGTGTTTGGATAGTAGACCATTCACATGATTAATGTTTGAAAGTGCATGAGAAACATCGTGTCCATTGCCCATGTTCTTGTCACCTGCCCTGTCTGTGGATATTGAAGAGCCATTGTTGCCTTCTTTTGGGTCCTTCAACTGCTGTTGGCGTTGCACTGGTTCAACATTGCTGTTACCATGATTGTAGTGCGCGGGGTGGGAACTATCATCCATGCCAAACTCTTCCTCTAGACAAGCAAGGAGCGAATCAGACAAAACATACTGACCTTTCTCATGATCATATACTACATCAGGAATATCCTTTCTATTGTGTACCTCAACCTGACTCTCAGAAAATTGAGCATGACTTTCCCTTGTGCTCTTTAACAACTTTAAGTTCTCGTTAGGTTCCTTAGAGCATGCATCATCAAACTCATGGTGAGCACCCGTAGGTTTGGATCTGCTGTCACCCCCAATCTGTCCATCATCCTCAAAACTATCTGCGACAACGGCTTTCATGTCGTCTGATTTAGAGATCTGTTCTTTCATGCAATCATCATTAGGACCGATGTCTTTAACCGCCTCACACAGAGGTTCCTTGTGTACATGTGTTTGAGAGCCATTCATATTCCCTTCACCAACACTTGTAGGCGAAGTGGCACCTGCTGAAGGCAAGAAACTGTTCAGAAGAACCATATATTTCTTGCACACTGGGAAAAATTATCGGTCAAATGTTGTGAAACTCGTAGGGTTTATTTCTGTAAGCTGCTTTGCCAAAGAAAGTTTCGCTTTTCCAAAAAAGGGATATTTCTTGATTATGATAAATCAAATTTCTACAGAAGATATACTTATCTTTTTGTAAAATGGGTCAATGGAACATATATTTCCTATAGAATGAACAATAATTACCTTTGCAACCATCAGCAGAGGGATTTTGAGCTGCAACACTTCTCGCTAAAACTGcatcttctttctttttttgcttAACCTTCCTTCTTCTGTAAGTTTTCTCCAGAAGGGGGATAGCTTGGGGAAGCAAAAATGTCATCATAGACCTAGCTACTTCCTTCTCTGCTGCTTCCAAGTCAGACTTTTCAGAGCCTAAATAAGAACTGGAAGATAAACCATCTTCCTGAGATGAATTTGGAACATAATCTCCCAAATTATCATTAACCAGAGTGCATTTTGAATCACAGGGTATTTCCTCCAGCAATGGAGGCATGCATATTGGAGTAGAAACAACAGACAACTGTGAGTTGCTTACAGGATCTCCCTTGAACATTGAAAAGTAAATGTCGTTATCAAATACTGGCCTTTCAACTATAAACTAGAGTCAAAATTCAGAGCTGCTAAAAGAATACGCAGGTAGACATCTAACCAGCAGCTAAAACATGACAGAGTTTAAGAACGTGATAATCAACATTTAAGTCCTTAATATCCTGGCTAGGGTACAGAATAATTTCTTCATTGTAAAACCAAGACATATTCCCATCCAGGCTATAAGTATAACAGCTATGATCCAAAAATTTGCCCTTCATTATTTTCATAAAAGGGTTATTGCCAGATGGCTATTCAGTGTGCAAAGCTCTGTAACTTCTTAAGATCAAATTAAAAAATATATGGCTTTCTAGAGCGCAATTCTAATTCCTGAAGCTAGAAAGAATTATTTTCATAAAAGGGATATTGCCAGATGGTATTCAGTGCGCAAAGCTCTGTAACTCCTTAAGATCAAATTAAAAAATATATGGCTTTCTAGAGCGCAATTCTAATTCCTGAAGCTAGAAAGAATTACCTCAAAGTCAGCTAATGCTAACCATTCAACGTCATACTCATGAAATAAAGTTTTCTGAAACAACAGAAAATTCAAACAAACTATGTGACACTAGTGGTCTATTTTTCTTTCTCGGTCAGTTCCTCTAACATTCGAACTCTATGGGATGAATAGGAGAGCTCCAACCATCCATTTCAGTGGATAATGTACGACATTTACTTTGTTGATGTAGAAGAGATTAAGTATATGATCTAGGTGGAGTATAGATAAAAAAGTTAAAAGCAAGCACCATATCTGATGGTGGACCACATCCTATGCAACGAACGATAGTTTCATCCACGGTAAGCTgtgatgtagtttattttgcagtTGAACCAACAAATATAATGTCAAAAGTAGTCAAACATTAAGTATACTGCAAGGGGGAAATCCTAAAAAAATCAACATACCTTGTTGAAACTTTGACGAGCAGATTTATCCAACTCTACTGTGCTGTTATCAACTGAAGTCAACATATCCTGGTTGTGGGCTCTCTTAGCAGTACCTTCCTCCTGGATCGGGTTCATACTTCTTTTAGCAGTTACAACTGTCTTGTCCAAACAAACATGCTGCTCTTTGTGATCATCAGAAACATCAGCTGCAACCGTATCAGTTGACGGTGAAGCAGCACCATAAATTTTTGGAGAAGGCATGTCTATTCCAAATCCAGTCGAATCTACTAGAAGCTGACGAAGCAGTCTCTGAACAGATGCATTTTTGAACCCAAAAAGCTGCACAAGACAACAGCAAAGCTAAACATTTATAATCTGGCTATGGTAAACAGTGTTGAAGGCACTCAGTTATGGTCTATTGAAAAGTTTAACAAGAATCAAGAATAGCAATGGTCATGGTCTGCTTTATATTGATTCAGTGTAGGTTGCTGACTCATGTTGGAACAACTATCTGGATTCAAATGATATAACTCTGTGAACGTGACAGGGCCCTGGAGCTGTAGTACTCAATTGGTTGCACCAAAGTGGTTGTTACTTGTTTATCTGTCTACATAGTTCCTTTCTTGTCATACATCAAAAAAAAGTTATGCTTGTAGTCATACCAGTAGATTCTGATGTGAGTGATGGCAAACCATCTATAACTTGTTAAATGTCCATATATGGTTTTACAGAAAGTGTACAGGGGGATGGGCAATGCCCTCGGCCATGAGCTTCCTGGGAAAAGCGAACTAGGAAGGAACATTTTCATTGCAATGCACAGGTTCATGTAACTAAATAAATGGATATGAAGAGCATGCCTCGACACCGTCAATCTTCTGAGGGAAGCTCCCCAGCCTCTGCCAGTCCCTGACTTTGGCCCCTGTCTTCTTGTGGAAGTTCTTCCAAGCTATATCCGGTGTCTGGCCTGTCGCGCAATCTCCCTCGGTGGATGTGACCTGCAGATTGAGCCCATCACTGTTGATTTCGTTTGCAGTGGGTCACCATCCAGGCAGCAGAAGGTGGTAATCAGTGGTAGGAGTAGTACAGAAGATTGTGTTTGTTTGTGTGAACCTGGAATACAGGCCCTCTGGGTCCTTGCCGGATCTCCATGGCGTACGATATCCCGGAGAAATGGCGGACGGCGTGATAGCCCACTGGGTACGGGTACCGATCTTTGCCCTTGGGTGAGCAAACAAGGAGAGGTGAAGTGTTAGGGAGTACACCGACCATGGATTCCACATGTAAATTCAACTGACGAGACCTGAGAGAGCAAAGGGGAAGACGATGCCTCGATTGGGAATAGGACGCGAACCCTAGGGGAGGGAGGAAGAGGGACGGAGAGCAAACCCTTGAGCAGCTCCAGTACTTGCGCTCCCATTCGCCGCCGCGGTAAAGCGCCCCCGCCGATACCATCTCGATGAAGCGGTCCCCGTCAGCCTCCTTCGCCGCCATCTCCTCTCGTCTTCTTCGCTTCAGGCCGCAAAAAATGGCAGAGGGAGAGAGCGCGGGCGATGTGGTcagttttggtggggaattttGCGAAATGGCGGCAAGGCCTTTTGGCTGTGCGCGCGGCAAACGGAATGGCGCGCAAGAAATAAAAAATCGACTCCGCTGGGGATCGAACCCAGAATCTCTGGTTTCGTAGACCAGCGCCTTATCCATTGGGCCACGGAGTCCTTGTTGCCTAATTATCTTTTCAGGCCCACTATTTCGCAAGAATAGGTCGGGCAATCATATACCCCAATCATATATTTCTTCATGAACGTCCATGTTGTGGTGGGtttgaaaaaaaaatatgaatATCTCTAACTACAACatgatactcccttcgttccaaaatttTTGTCTTAAATTTCTCTAAATACGGATGtgtcaagtcacattttagtattagatatattcgtatctagacaaatctaagacaagatttttgggacggagggagtacttgtgtaAAGGCAGTACATTTATCCATAAAAGCAAAGAGACAATCTTTATGGTTAGTTATACTTCTAGGTGGTAATTTAttgaaccaagttttagcatcacctgCAAACAGCAGTGAAAAGGAAATAGCTTAAGCATGAAGTATTCGATGTTTCTATGCTTCTTAGAAAAGAGTGTCGGGGGGatggtgtcggatgtggggttccggcaaacccttaaggttcgaacactagggtgcgcgcgaagtctttccttcccaccaatctaCGTCCTAACTCACTAAGATCTAGACGAACTCGACCAACTCGCAACACAAAAAgtcacaagatttatactggttcgggccaccgttgtggtgtaataccctactccagtgtggtggtggtggattgcctctagggctgatgatgaacagtacaagggaagaacggcctcctgaggttaaggtgttcttgtgagtaggctctcgatcgggttggatcaagccaGGATctgatgcctctactatggtggctagctctacttatatagtacctggtcctcttccaaaatatcgagcgagaagggagccaacaatggcgggctaattcgaagggggacaactagtacaagctatcctgacaaaagtggtcttcgcctgccaaaggctctggtggtgacgtcgtcttgggctccacgatgacctccaccttgccgtcctcctggtcttggtctcgttgcaccaatatagcaacctttgtctgatgccttggtactcctcgcctgcgctagcctccttagcatcaaagaggaaacgagaatgctgcgcacgctggcgcccgcctggcgcgtgcctggtgccgtgcgtcatggctcacgtcacgagggtctcgtgaggtttgccccgccttgatatctccgctcctcgtgagcctgcctggctaggacactcccgaggaggccttgcgtcgtccgcctcgcgagggtcatggatgctttgctggtgaagatgggtcatatgGCCTGtaggctcagccacgccgcgggccgcaggcaggcaagtcttgggacccccgttcccaaaacgccgacagtagcccccgggcccaaggtgcgctcgggcttggcttcgcagcGAAGCCAATGGCCAaggttcggagcaccgcgggcccccaaaaGCCTATGGTCTCGATTGACGTGTGgcggctgattggacgtgggcgtctccgcttccccacgctgcgttggcaactgcacgacttggaaagtccctgtgacatgcaaaggaaaaccatcattacctgcgatcgtgggagacgccggttggccttctcttgctataaatggggagggggtggagcccccgttgcccatctcttccttgcttgcttgcttcttcctccttgctccactgccaacaacaatggcgcctatcagaaagttttctactgaagagaaaggaaaggctccccgcgtTGATCCGGGGCCtcttccaccgaagaagaggtcgatccatcgccgtgatgaggcggcgatgcaggtggtgttgaggccttggtgcgagcggcctcctccggggtacccgctgcccttgtatgcccaagccgaaggctcgggaggacggggtgacgagcagcgccgcccacgCCACATCCAgggtcgccgcgccacggcgacgcggGCCTTCGCCCCTAGGGTTCACGCCGCTGACTCCTTCGcacgagttggtgctgtgggcgccgatgcctccgagctcctggatccgcttccctcggttcttctccgatgtgatgccgccgagggggcctctcgagctctggctgcagcacgcctaCTGCAGCCCCCCagcgaccggagcagagatcgaagcggtccccaccggcaagatcttcatgatgcgcggctggggcgagatcgcgcgggtctgccgtgcgaggggcgccctcgcgatccacttcgagttcaacggcgcctccacgctcttctccaaggtcttcgatgccgagggccgccgcctggagtgctgctccggagaggagcgcgaGGCTGATGTGCGCCCCGCTCAtgaccactccagcagcagcagcccttgggagtccaacagctctcctgagctctacgagacttcggagacgagcgacgacagctacgtgcccccgagctctcgccgcgctcggagcagagctGCGGCGTCCGGTCGTCGCTgttgctgatctggatggggttggcgccggcctcccgtggcccactgttgatgatggcgtccaccacggaaggatgtagataggattTCTCCTAGTATCGGCTTTCGTTTCCTGCAATGAATCATgaattaccccgtgggggcatgtaagggtccgtAATGTCCtttgtgcttatcttccctgttatgaaaatttggtgaacgcatgtcccgttaaggctcggtcccccctttctttcctcgcgatagcttgttgctctaagccgacaggtcccggtccccagacaggctacaaccgtcgctggtatgctaggtcgcgcgCCGTGGTCAAGggcaggaggtgtgcggcccgaggtccagtaagagcccctgaggcgcgatgctcgggaggtcccccttagcgctcaagcagccatgggaaggcaagaaagggagttgacgtggccgcaacggggctgCGGCAAGGCGTGAGCGACCATTAGGCCCAAGCATGTAGCCGATCCgagtgcgggacttatcttgttgatctcgtggcgactcctgacgttgcgctagggctgcgcgcctactcgtgcggcatagctaggctggcccatacgagtttccttcccctcatgctctccttagtgctctacgtcctcaggtcccggccctcgagcgagctcagccgccgctggtatgccaggccgcgatgccatggtcaaggccaggggtgagggct encodes the following:
- the LOC123103271 gene encoding uncharacterized protein; protein product: MIFLVESRNWENDGQRNENALARAAPAGGRANPSRRRTAPLPHLSSSLPPGEARLVSAAVGSSGLPPLLLAARARRLGKDASLARGGVACRWSGGDCAVVGRPARWSWRGRLCCGWCRRRPRSPCRPARAAAAWAGGHIALAGWCSGEDEGPPAVGWRREQLGGWSVAARGRAAASVARLCCCRAVRGSPWGLDVDLGCHGVVVAHSGGLGWLTVAVGHLWRWAVGERPVSVPTPLVVVRALPSLKGWPSPSRGPVLVSRPAAGPSSSRARQQDRAHLAPGCRIELVSRPVQQGGSPEANFGRPIGSRRWGLPRGVKGEAFPFVSLVGVATGLG
- the LOC123103270 gene encoding uncharacterized protein, which encodes MAAKEADGDRFIEMVSAGALYRGGEWERKYWSCSRGKDRYPYPVGYHAVRHFSGISYAMEIRQGPRGPVFQVTSTEGDCATGQTPDIAWKNFHKKTGAKVRDWQRLGSFPQKIDGVELFGFKNASVQRLLRQLLVDSTGFGIDMPSPKIYGAASPSTDTVAADVSDDHKEQHVCLDKTVVTAKRSMNPIQEEGTAKRAHNQDMLTSVDNSTVELDKSARQSFNKGDPVSNSQLSVVSTPICMPPLLEEIPCDSKCTLVNDNLGDYVPNSSQEDGLSSSSYLGSEKSDLEAAEKEVARSMMTFLLPQAIPLLEKTYRRRKVKQKKKEDAVLARSVAAQNPSADGCKGATSPTSVGEGNMNGSQTHVHKEPLCEAVKDIGPNDDCMKEQISKSDDMKAVVADSFEDDGQIGGDSRSKPTGAHHEFDDACSKEPNENLKLLKSTRESHAQFSESQVEVHNRKDIPDVVYDHEKGQYVLSDSLLACLEEEFGMDDSSHPAHYNHGNSNVEPVQRQQQLKDPKEGNNGSSISTDRAGDKNMGNGHDVSHALSNINHVNGLLSKHPGTSARGSDHHLELMGCYLHPMPVLSIMLNTKDSSSLHIYVLCGSSESCKRFLYVYDITLNDHHEKPPNFVGYTTLLLPSLEQASTGNSTLGRSGIQFTPDGQFLVLLSSIRIPCCRMQSIDCSCSLCKVDQCGDNSLKIVSVNLGYISLLTKLMPSGTVSCFLISEPNYVVAAEDSRNLHVWIMVTGWSVISEEYVISSSGNVGPSILELRKMPKSSSLIIGHDGAGGFCLWDISKRTLLSTFAAPGNIVFQILPLGLCSLQEDVVHSSVDDIERRLQEITVSEMSEKDDGESSLMLSGKDIAVWIMVSSASVAEYQHDLQAKEHNARWRLALLANNKVLMGNIFDPRATSVDACGNHGFAGTHGGFFYMWELSSGRKLTSTQCFNCARVSCVAVDAKSSVVAVADDGCQLLLYAQKRV